From a region of the Sporichthyaceae bacterium genome:
- a CDS encoding oligosaccharide flippase family protein translates to MSTQLGVARAVGGLLTTLWLAVVARQLSVAQFGEVTLVLSLGSLVSIGTDLGIPLALSKIALDHESLDSGAVRRAIGVRMVSGLISGVVLVGLWLNSAPADRWWMAGLYSVSVVISPLGGSFLALLRGRAIGVVEAVYNVVSKLALLAVGIATLAAGWKPSGVIAAFVLVDVVSSLLLPGIAGRRLTMTDEPDPLQRAELRLRATLPLAAAGIIGSAYERVDIWLLALMKGSKSVAVYVAAYKFYDTVLLPAMAIASAAVAAVGSDLAAQARPVARRLALRATAVAAPIAITVAFSSDFLLRSAFGNHYASARTAVAILMVAGLPGAALGAITPIALLCDRARVARLTVVGLVGNVIANLALVPSMGVRGAAVPFLITDAALLAAFWNVLPKESLPVTAPVAAHPSS, encoded by the coding sequence ATGAGTACTCAGCTCGGGGTTGCCCGAGCGGTCGGCGGCCTGCTCACCACGCTGTGGTTGGCGGTGGTGGCCAGACAACTGAGCGTGGCTCAGTTCGGCGAGGTGACGCTCGTTCTCTCGCTGGGCTCGCTGGTCAGCATCGGCACCGACCTGGGCATCCCGTTGGCGTTGTCCAAGATCGCCCTCGACCACGAGTCCCTCGATTCCGGCGCGGTGCGCCGGGCGATCGGCGTCCGCATGGTGTCCGGGCTGATCTCCGGCGTCGTCCTGGTCGGGCTCTGGCTGAACTCCGCGCCCGCCGATCGCTGGTGGATGGCCGGGCTGTACTCGGTCTCGGTGGTGATCAGCCCGCTGGGTGGGTCGTTCCTCGCGCTGCTGCGGGGCCGCGCGATCGGCGTGGTCGAGGCCGTCTACAACGTGGTCTCCAAGCTGGCGCTGCTCGCCGTCGGCATCGCCACCCTCGCGGCCGGCTGGAAACCCTCCGGGGTGATCGCCGCCTTCGTCCTGGTCGACGTGGTGTCCTCGCTGCTCCTGCCCGGCATCGCCGGCCGGCGGTTGACGATGACCGACGAGCCGGATCCCCTGCAGCGGGCCGAACTGCGGTTGCGGGCCACCCTGCCGTTGGCCGCGGCCGGAATCATCGGGTCCGCCTACGAGCGGGTCGACATCTGGTTGCTGGCCCTCATGAAGGGCAGCAAGTCGGTGGCCGTCTACGTGGCCGCCTACAAGTTCTACGACACCGTCCTGCTGCCCGCCATGGCGATCGCCTCAGCGGCGGTGGCCGCCGTCGGCTCCGATCTGGCCGCGCAGGCCCGACCCGTCGCCAGGCGGCTGGCGTTGCGGGCGACCGCCGTTGCGGCCCCGATCGCGATCACCGTGGCGTTCAGCTCGGACTTCTTGCTGCGAAGCGCATTCGGCAACCACTACGCCTCCGCGCGGACCGCCGTCGCAATCCTGATGGTGGCCGGACTGCCCGGCGCGGCGCTCGGCGCGATCACCCCGATCGCCCTGCTCTGCGACCGCGCACGGGTCGCGCGGCTCACCGTCGTCGGCCTCGTCGGCAACGTGATCGCGAATCTCGCTCTGGTGCCGTCGATGGGGGTCCGCGGTGCCGCGGTGCCCTTCCTGATCACCGATGCCGCGCTGTTGGCCGCCTTCTGGAACGTGCTGCCGAAGGAGTCCCTCCCGGTCACCGCGCCGGTTGCGGCCCACCCAAGCAGCTAA